A stretch of DNA from Cupriavidus taiwanensis:
AAAGGTGCTCACGATCCTGCCGAACCTCGAATGGCAGCTTCCTTCGGTGAGGTCCAGGTAGCCGCTTTAGAACGAAGAGGTGGATTGACTTTCGCACCCCCCAAACCTATCCGGCATGACACTAATGCCAAAGGTCTGGCGACATGGTTCAGAATTTTCGACAGCGCATACAGCCAGCACCATAAAAAAACCAGGCCCGCGGACCTGGTTCCCTTGCTCGCTCAGCAGTCCCTCACCGCACGATCGGCTTGTACCGGATCCGCTTCGGCTTGGCCCCTTCCTCGCCCAGCCGGCGCTTCTTGTCGGCCTCGTACTCCTGGTAGTTGCCCGGGAAGAACTCGACATGCGAGTCGCCTTCGAAGGCCAGGATGTGCGTGGCGATCCGGTCCAGGAACCAGCGGTCGTGCGAGATCACCATCACGCAGCCGGCGAACTCCAGCAGCGCATCTTCCAGCGCGCGCAGCGTTTCCACGTCGAGGTCGTTGGACGGTTCGTCCAGCAGCAGCACGTTGCCGCCGGCGATCAGCGTCTTGGCCATGTGCAGGCGGCCGCGTTCGCCGCCCGACAGCGTGCCGACCTGCTTCTGCTGGTCGCCGCCCTTGAAGTTGAAGCGGCCGATATAGGCGCGCGACGGCGTCTCGTAGCGGCCAACGGTCAGCACATCGGCACCGCCGGAGATTTCCTCGAACACGGTCTTGGTGCCGTCCAGCGCGTCGCGGCTCTGGTCGACGAAGGCCATCTTCACGGTCGGCCCGATCTTGATCTCGCCGCTGTCCGGCTGCTCCTTGCCCGTCAGCATCTTGAAGAACGTCGACTTGCCGGCGCCGTTCGGGCCGATGATGCCGACGATCGCCCCGGGCGGCACCTTGAAGCTCAGGTTCTCGATCAGCATGCGGTCGCCGAAGCCCTTGCTGACGTTGTCGAACTCGATCACCTCGTTGCCCAGGCGCTCGCCCACGGGGATGAAGATTTCCTGGGTTTCGTTGCGCTTCTGGTAGTCCTGGCTGTTGAGCTCGTCGAAGCGGGCCAGGCGCGCCTTGGACTTGGCCTGGCGGCCCTTGGGGTTCTGCCGCACCCACTCCAGTTCCTTGTGCAGCGCCTTCTGGCGCGCCGATTCGCTGGCCTCTTCCTGCTTCAGGCGCGCTTCCTTCTGGTCCAGCCACGAGCTGTAGTTGCCCTTCCAGGGGATGCCCTGGCCGCGGTCCAGTTCCAGGATCCATTCAGCGGCGTTGTCGAGGAAGTAGCGGTCGTGGGTCACGGCCACCACGGTGCCGGGGAAGCGCGTCAGGAACTGTTCCAGCCAGTCGACCGATTCGGCGTCGAGGTGGTTGGTCGGTTCGTCGAGCAGCAGCATGTCGGGCCGCGACAGCAGCAGCCGGCACAGCGCCACGCGGCGCTTTTCACCGCCGGAGAGGTGCTCGATCTTCGCGTCCCACGGCGGCAGGCGCAACGCGTCGGCGGCGATTTCCAGCTGCAGTTCGACGTTGTTGCCGTCGCTGGCGGCGAGGATGGCTTCGTACTTGGCCTGGTCGGCGGCGAGCGCGTCGAAGTCGGCGTCCGGCTCGGCGTAGGCGGCGTAGATTTCATCGAGCTTCTTGCGCGCCTCGAACACCCCGCCCAGGGCTTCTTCCACCGACTCGCGCACGGTCTGCTCGGGGTTGAGCTGCGGCTCCTGCGGCAGGTAGCCGATGTTCAGGTTCGGCATCGGCGTGGCCTCGCCCTCGATTTCCTTGTCGAGGCCGGCCATGATCTTGAGCAGCGTGGACTTGCCCGAGCCGTTCAGGCCGAGCACGCCGATCTTGGCGCCCGGGAAGAACGACAGCGAGATGTCCTTCAGGATGTGACGCTTGGGCGGAACGATCTTGCCCACGCGGTTCATGGTGAAAACGTACTGTGCCATGGGTGCGTGTTGGTGATGGTGCTGGAATAGGTGCGGGAATGGCGGAGTGTATCAGG
This window harbors:
- the ettA gene encoding energy-dependent translational throttle protein EttA, with translation MAQYVFTMNRVGKIVPPKRHILKDISLSFFPGAKIGVLGLNGSGKSTLLKIMAGLDKEIEGEATPMPNLNIGYLPQEPQLNPEQTVRESVEEALGGVFEARKKLDEIYAAYAEPDADFDALAADQAKYEAILAASDGNNVELQLEIAADALRLPPWDAKIEHLSGGEKRRVALCRLLLSRPDMLLLDEPTNHLDAESVDWLEQFLTRFPGTVVAVTHDRYFLDNAAEWILELDRGQGIPWKGNYSSWLDQKEARLKQEEASESARQKALHKELEWVRQNPKGRQAKSKARLARFDELNSQDYQKRNETQEIFIPVGERLGNEVIEFDNVSKGFGDRMLIENLSFKVPPGAIVGIIGPNGAGKSTFFKMLTGKEQPDSGEIKIGPTVKMAFVDQSRDALDGTKTVFEEISGGADVLTVGRYETPSRAYIGRFNFKGGDQQKQVGTLSGGERGRLHMAKTLIAGGNVLLLDEPSNDLDVETLRALEDALLEFAGCVMVISHDRWFLDRIATHILAFEGDSHVEFFPGNYQEYEADKKRRLGEEGAKPKRIRYKPIVR